The Pirellulales bacterium genomic sequence GCGTGCCGATGATTTGCAACAGCGTGCTCTTGCCCGACCCGCTGGGACCGAGGATCGCCAGGTTCTCGCCCGCCGAGGCCGCAAGCGAGCAGCCGCGCAGAACGACCAGCGGCTCACCGCGAGTCGGGTATTGTTTGGTAACGTCTTGGACGACGAGATCCTTCATCCTTCATCCTTCAAAAGTGCCAGGGCGCCTAATCCATAAAAAGTGTACTCGACGTCGGTCCCTTCGTCCCAGGCGCCGCCGCGGAAACCGCCATCTGGCATCTCCATCGACTCGACGAATCGCCGGGCGGCGAGCATGTCGATTTCGCCGGTGGCGCGCAGGTCGGTCAGCGTCAGTGTGCCAGTGAACGTGCTCAGCACGTCGGCCAGCGGGATGCGCGTGTTGGCGGTCAATCCCCCTTCGTCGTTCTGCGCATCGGCCAGGAAGTCGATGGTCGTCTGCCGCGTGTCGTCGTCGAGCGCATCGAGGATCTTCAGCAATCCGACGGCGGCGGCCGTGGGGTTGGTGCCGCTCTTGCGCATCGGGCCGATCTCGACGAAACCGCCGTCGTCGCGCTTCC encodes the following:
- a CDS encoding prenyltransferase/squalene oxidase repeat-containing protein; this translates as DLYYTGFALRGLALVGELDGEPARRAAAFLIGRLSGQAPIVDFLSLLYGAALLANAAGTDIFTDVPHGWREAVAETLERFRRPDGGYAKTDEGQSSSTYHTFLFVLANQLIGRSPREPEKLIEFVRSRKRDDGGFVEIGPMRKSGTNPTAAAVGLLKILDALDDDTRQTTIDFLADAQNDEGGLTANTRIPLADVLSTFTGTLTLTDLRATGEIDMLAARRFVESMEMPDGGFRGGAWDEGTDVEYTFYGLGALALLKDEG